In Cloacibacterium caeni, a single window of DNA contains:
- a CDS encoding YqgE/AlgH family protein encodes MNNSYKGKILISTPDISGDIFSRSVVLIIEHDAHGAFGFILNKKNYFLSDNMKHLLGQEIDVYEGGPVENDRVFFLVKGKPITSEYLPIDENFYLTEQQEEIVSAMVNQDLSKEELKIFTGYSGWSPYQLDQEIQNKMWTVVDLFQLDYTSPNDHTLWKKIMQNLGGDYLLWANSPEDVSLN; translated from the coding sequence ATGAATAATTCTTACAAAGGTAAAATTTTAATTTCTACACCTGATATTTCGGGTGACATATTTTCTCGCTCCGTAGTATTGATTATAGAGCATGATGCTCATGGTGCTTTTGGATTTATTTTAAATAAAAAAAATTACTTCTTGAGCGATAACATGAAGCATTTATTAGGACAAGAAATTGACGTTTATGAAGGCGGGCCAGTAGAAAATGACCGAGTATTTTTTTTGGTTAAAGGAAAACCTATCACTTCTGAATATTTACCAATAGATGAAAATTTCTATCTTACAGAACAGCAAGAAGAAATCGTTTCTGCAATGGTGAACCAAGACCTCAGCAAAGAAGAACTCAAAATATTCACAGGTTATTCTGGATGGAGTCCTTACCAATTAGACCAAGAAATTCAGAATAAAATGTGGACGGTGGTAGACCTTTTTCAATTGGATTACACCTCACCCAATGATCATACCCTCTGGAAAAAAATCATGCAAAATCTAGGCGGAGATTATTTGCTTTGGGCCAATTCTCCAGAAGATGTGAGCTTGAATTAG
- the pdxH gene encoding pyridoxamine 5'-phosphate oxidase — MENLHDKRKVYDKSQLLESEIKENPIEMFRDWFLDAEESPSVSEANAMAISTVEDDGCPRTRMVLLKAYTWEGFIFYTNYDSKKGKALQKNNKACLHFFWPGLERQIIIKADLEKVAENLSDGYFSSRPRGSQLGAAVSPQSSVIPNREYLEDKLAALEKEYEGKDIPRPKNWGGFIAKPYQIEFWQGRPNRLHDRIIYELNENYDWKISRLAP, encoded by the coding sequence ATGGAAAATCTTCATGATAAAAGAAAAGTATACGATAAGTCACAATTATTAGAAAGCGAAATTAAAGAAAATCCTATCGAAATGTTTAGAGATTGGTTTCTAGATGCAGAAGAAAGTCCTTCTGTTTCAGAAGCGAATGCGATGGCTATTTCTACGGTAGAGGATGATGGTTGCCCTAGAACCAGAATGGTTTTGCTAAAGGCTTATACTTGGGAAGGTTTTATTTTTTACACCAATTATGATAGCAAAAAAGGGAAGGCTCTTCAAAAAAATAATAAGGCTTGTCTTCACTTTTTTTGGCCAGGCTTAGAAAGACAGATTATCATAAAAGCGGATTTAGAAAAAGTGGCTGAGAATTTAAGTGATGGCTATTTCAGTTCAAGACCAAGAGGAAGTCAATTAGGTGCAGCAGTTTCTCCGCAGAGTTCTGTAATTCCTAATCGAGAATATTTAGAAGATAAATTAGCAGCATTAGAAAAAGAATACGAAGGAAAAGATATTCCTAGACCTAAAAACTGGGGAGGTTTTATTGCCAAACCTTATCAGATAGAGTTTTGGCAAGGAAGACCTAACCGTTTGCATGATAGAATTATCTACGAGCTTAATGAAAATTACGATTGGAAAATATCAAGATTAGCTCCATAA
- a CDS encoding HU family DNA-binding protein, with protein sequence MNKSELIDAMAKDAGITKVAAKAALESFVANVTATLKKKDGKVALVGFGTFSVAERAARQGINPATKKPIKIAAKKVAKFKAGADLAAAVSGAKKK encoded by the coding sequence ATGAACAAGTCTGAATTAATCGACGCAATGGCAAAAGATGCCGGTATTACTAAAGTTGCTGCTAAAGCTGCTCTTGAGTCTTTCGTTGCTAACGTAACTGCTACTCTTAAGAAAAAAGATGGTAAAGTTGCTTTAGTTGGTTTTGGTACTTTCTCAGTAGCTGAAAGAGCTGCAAGACAAGGTATTAACCCTGCAACTAAAAAACCAATCAAAATTGCTGCTAAAAAAGTTGCAAAATTCAAAGCTGGTGCTGATTTAGCTGCTGCTGTATCAGGTGCTAAAAAGAAATAA